From Juglans regia cultivar Chandler chromosome 6, Walnut 2.0, whole genome shotgun sequence, the proteins below share one genomic window:
- the LOC108992093 gene encoding ABC transporter I family member 17-like gives MPFLEEAGEHLLVVDAEDAGKGEEDGTKFRIRSLTKKSEAGVPILNGIEVDIPKGQIVGIIGPSGSGKSTMLRALNRLWEPPLGTVFLDGRDIRDLDVLTLRRKVGMLFQLPALFEGTVAENIRYGPQLRGKKLNDEEVYKLLRLADLDPSFLSKTGGELSVGQAQRVALARTLANKPEVLLLDEPTSALDPISTENIEGVLVNLKKKQGMTIIMVSHSIKQIQRIADIVCLLVKGEIVEVLKPDQLSEAKHPMAQRFLQLS, from the exons ATGCCTTTTCTGG AGGAGGCCGGCGAGCACCTGCTGGTGGTGGACGCAGAAGATGCcggaaaaggagaagaagacgGGACGAAATTCCGGATACGCAGCCTGACGAAGAAATCGGAGGCGGGGGTTCCGATACTGAATGGGATAGAGGTGGATATACCAAAGGGACAGATCGTGGGGATCATAGGGCCCAGTGGGAGCGGGAAGTCGACGATGCTGAGGGCGCTGAACCGGCTGTGGGAGCCACCTCTCGGTACTGTTTTTTTGGACGGTCGTGATATTCGCGATCTCGATGTCCTTACTCTTCGCCGGAAGGTCGGCATGCTCTTCCAGCTTCCCGCGCTCTTCGAAG GCACAGTTGCGGAGAACATAAGATATGGACCACAATTGAGAGGGAAGAAGCTGAATGATGAGGAGGTTTACAAGTTGCTGAGGCTTGCAGACCTTGACCCCTCTTTTTTAAGCAAGACTGGTGGTGAACTCTCTGTGGGTCAAGCACAAAGAGTGGCTCTTGCTAGGACTCTAGCTAATAAACCAGAg GTTCTTTTGCTGGACGAGCCAACAAGTGCCTTGGATCCAATATCCACGGAAAACATAGAGGGTGTCCTAGTGAATCTAAAGAAGAAACAGGGAATGACAATTATTATGGTTTCTCACAGCATCAAACAAATTCAGAGAATTGCCGATATTGTCTGTCTCCTTGTGAAAGGTGAAATTGTTGAAGTTTTAAAACCTGACCAACTCTCAGAAGCCAAGCATCCTATGGCACAAAGGTTTCTTCAACTCAGCTAA